In Parus major isolate Abel chromosome 3, Parus_major1.1, whole genome shotgun sequence, the following are encoded in one genomic region:
- the TRERF1 gene encoding transcriptional-regulating factor 1 isoform X3 yields MGDQQLYKTNHTANNNENLYYEQHQMNSLPSLNHSYGTSVMDAPQASPLSPPFPQDSRDSIALPVGSKSLGSMDTSRQTSWTHSGSGNHVTARNSLNNQSSMWSPLGQGESHDGYQYSYSQPSENRSQKITSGVLHKLDSFTQVFANQNLRIQVNNMAQVLHTESSMVDNSGDSALRQLLSQKPAVEQQPVTSSVQRYQPVPQQTHQNFASTQQKQQMQVMQHQQLYYDYQQHLSQMQMHSAFQQGQAHVPQMQSQQLLPQQMQHLQQPQYYAQPQQGHQRLSIQDIQQQQPARQQRQCPVQIAQYYQTQPVMQQLQQQQQQMQLPLPPYHREPDPKTMHEPHQYSQDPSHPVQLIQLGAVPQYCFQDPHEQYRHLYPQSLLQQQQQDQQKQYLSESRVPSLNSHIGLTPPDTAEDPARQEINSAGNAVPHRTLLLPSGVHLNNKSSQQDSPSATWPQQVQLSDGRLQPLSPEQSGQNRETLPERPDAKNKLMCSICLKEFKSLPALNGHMRSHGGVRASPNFKQETSKKPHPSAVKLEENFKPLQDKKKYRHRPEPLFIPPPSFNLSMSHSGATLYQSQLRSPRVLGDHLLDRTHELPPYTPPPMLSPVRQGSGLFSSVLTSSHSTSHAQLPLTPLTPTPRVLLCRSNSIDGSVIPVTPGPGEQTVEPRINIGSRFQADIPELQDRLLMEKDVHKATLVWKPWPELENKVFQQRVEDLLNMSCSSVLPGGGTNSEYALHSLFEAKGDIMVALEKLLLRKPVRLKCHPLANYHYAGSDKWTHQERRLFKEALSTYSKDFIFVQKMVKSKTVAQCVEYYYTWKKILRLGRKHRTRLEKKRDECLTSGEEEVLEEDEEMEEDRKEEREMQKSPDPPAISLVGPIDVPAVQGLSLSSSSFICEMPNCGAVFSSRQALNGHARIHGGTNQVPKTRCTIPGTKQKSGTQSGYCSIKSSPAHSTTSGETDPTTIFPCKECGKVFFKIKSRNAHMKTHRQQEEQQRQKAQKAAVAAEMAATIARTTGPAGHSLIPLDHMSLVKHVENVGDIDDDVVPDLGDVMEENEVMDADLLLDDEDPDLLQDDAEL; encoded by the exons ATGGGGGACCAGCAATTGTATAAAACTAATCATACTGCCAACAACAATGAGAACTTGTACTACGAACAACACCAAATGAACTCCCTTCCATCTCTAAATCACAGCTATGGGACATCTGTTATGGATGCTCCCCAGGCgtcccccctctcccctccatTTCCCCAAGATTCAAGGGACAGTATAGCTTTGCCTGTAGGTTCAAAAAGTCTTGGGTCAATGGATACATCTAGACAAACCAGCTGGACACATTCTGGCTCAGGAAACCATGTCACAGCGAGGAATAGTTTGAATAATCAAAGCTCAATGTGGAGCCCCCTCGGGCAGGGGGAGTCCCATGACGGATACCAATATTCTTACTCCCAACCCAGTGAAAACCGATCGCAAAAAATTACCAGTGGGGTCCTGCACAAATTGGACTCCTTTACACAAGTATTTGCTAACCAAAATCTGAGAATTCAAGTCAACAACATGGCTCAGGTTCTGCACACTGAGTCTTCAATGGTGGATAATTCTGGTGACAGTGCActcaggcagctgctgtcccagaaGCCGGCGGTCGAGCAGCAACCCGTAACTTCCTCCGTACAAAGATACCAACCAGTGCCACAGCAAACACACCAGAATTTTGCAAGCACACAGCAAAAGCAACAAATGCAAGTCATGCAGCACCAACAGTTGTACTACGACTACCAGCAGCACTTATCACAGATGCAGATGCATTCTGCgttccagcagggacaggcgCACGTTCCGCAAATgcagtcccagcagctcctACCGCAACAGATGCAGCACTTGCAGCAGCCTCAGTACTAcgctcagccccagcagggacacCAGCGGCTCTCGATCCAGgacatccagcagcagcagccagctcgGCAGCAGCGGCAGTGTCCAGTGCAGATCGCTCAGTATTACCAAACACAACCTGTCATGCAGCagttacagcagcagcagcagcagatgcaaTTGCCGCTTCCTCCGTATCACAGGGAACCCGATCCAAAGACTATGCATGAACCACACCAGTACTCTCAGGATCCCAGTCATCCTGTGCAGCTTATCCAGTTGGGAGCAGTGCCTCAGTATTGCTTCCAAGATCCCCACGAACAGTACAGGCACTTGTACCCCCAGAGtttactgcagcagcagcagcaagatcAGCAGAAGCAATACCTGAGTGAGAGCAGAGTGCCATCCCTGAACTCCCACATTGGCCTCACTCCACCAGATACCGCCGAGGATCCCGCACGGCAGGAGATTAATTCTGCAGGTAATGCTGTCCCTCATCGAACTCTTTTGCTACCTTCGGGAGTTCATCTGAACAACAAAAGCTCTCAGCAAGACTCTCCCAGTGCCACATGGCCTCAG CAGGTGCAACTGTCAGATGGCAGACTGCAGCCACTGTCCCCAGaacaaag tggccaaaacagagaaacactTCCTGAGAGACCTGATGCGAAGAACAAGCTAATGTGTTCAATATGCTTGAAGGAATTTAAGAGTTTGCCTGCTCTAAATGGTCACATGAGGTCACACGGAGGAGTAAGAGCATCTCCTAACTTCAAACAG gAAACTAGCAAAAAACCTCATCCAAGTGCTGtaaaattggaagaaaatttcaaaCCGTTGCAGGACAAGAAGAAGTATCGGCACAGACCCGAACCTCTCTTCATACCTCCTCCTTCCTTCAACCTCAGCATGTCTCACTCCGGTGCCACTCTGTACCAGAGTCAGCTTCGTTCTCCCCGTGTTCTGGGCGATCACCTGCTGGACCGGACACATGAGCTGCCCCCCTACACTCCACCACCCATGCTCAGTCCCGTCCGGCAAGGGTCTGGTCTCTTCAGCAGTGTTCTCACTTCTTCTCACAGCACATCACATGCTCAGCTGCCACTTACTCCACTGACACCCACTCCACGGGTGCTCCTGTGCCGGTCTA ATAGTATTGATGGAAGTGTCATTCCAGTGACGCCTGGGCCTGGAGAACAGACTGTTGAACC GCGAATCAATATTGGGTCCAGGTTCCAGGCTGAcattcctgagctgcaggacagaTTGCTGATGGAGAAAGATGTGCACAAGGCTACTTTGGTTTGGAAACCATGGCCAGAACTGGAGAACAAAGTCTTCCAACAAAGAG TGGAAGACCTTTTAAATATGAGCTGTTCCAGTGTGTTACCTGGTGGAGGAACTAACTCAGAATACGCTTTGCACTCTCTCTTTGAAGCAAAAGGAGATATTATG GTTGCTcttgaaaagctgctgttgAGAAAGCCAGTGAGATTGAAGTGTCATCCTTTGGCAAATTACCACTATGCCG GCTCTGACAAATGGACACATCAAGAAAGGAGACTGTTCAAAGAGGCATTGTCCACCTACAGCAAAGATTTCATATTTGTACAGAAAATG GTTAAGTCTAAGACAGTTGCACAATGTGTGGAATACTACTATACGTGGAAGAAAATCTTGCGTTTGGGACGGAAACACAGAACACGtttagagaagaaaagagatgaaTGCCTG ACAAGTGGAGAAGAGGAAGTGTtagaggaagatgaggagatggaagaagacagaaaggaagaaagggaaatgcagaaatCACCTGACCCACCAGCAATCTCTCTTGTTGGACCTATAGATGTACCTGCCGTTCAGGGTCTTTCACTGTCTTCATCCTCCTTCATCTGTGAAATGCCAAACTGTGGCGCT GTGTTCAGTTCCCGACAAGCGCTGAATGGCCACGCTCGCATTCACGGAGGTACGAACCAGGTGCCAAAAACACGCTGCACCATTCCCGGCACTAAGCAGAAATCTGGTACGCAGAGCGGATACTGCTCCATCAAGAGCTCACCTGCCCACAGCACAACAAGCGGCGAGACCGACCCAACGACCATTTTTCCTTGCAAGGAGTGTGGCAA GGtctttttcaaaatcaaaagcCGCAATGCTCATATGAAGACTCACAGACAACAAGAAGAACAGCAAAGGCAGAAGGCTCAGaaagctgctgtggcagcagaaatGGCAGCCACTATTGCAAGAACTACTGGGCCAGCTGGGCATAGTTTGATCCCCCTGGATCACATGAGTTTGGTTAAACATGTTGAAAATGTTGGTGACATTGATGATGATGTTGTTCCGGATCTGGGTGATGTCATGGAAGAGAATGAAGTTATGGATGCTGACCTCTTACTGGATGATGAAGATCCAGATCTACTGCAGGATGATGCTGAGTTGTAA